From a region of the Constantimarinum furrinae genome:
- the yajC gene encoding preprotein translocase subunit YajC → MEQQSFILLILMFLVVYLFMIRPQMKKQKQEKKFAQELKRGDKVITKSGMHGKILDLNDDGTCIIESGAGKMKFERSAISMEMSNKLNAPVSEKKK, encoded by the coding sequence ATGGAACAACAAAGCTTTATTCTTCTTATTTTAATGTTTCTCGTGGTGTATCTTTTTATGATCCGCCCTCAAATGAAAAAGCAAAAGCAGGAGAAGAAGTTTGCTCAGGAGTTAAAACGCGGTGATAAAGTGATCACTAAAAGCGGAATGCATGGTAAAATTCTCGATCTTAATGATGATGGAACCTGCATTATTGAATCCGGAGCCGGAAAAATGAAGTTTGAGCGTTCTGCCATTTCTATGGAGATGAGTAACAAACTTAACGCACCTGTTTCTGAAAAGAAAAAATAA
- a CDS encoding DUF1573 domain-containing protein → MKKSILILAVLSAFIFTSCKDNAADKVNEENVAAAADRDAKAGDYPVMTFAETEFDFGTIDQGTAVEHIFKFTNTGNAPLVIVDAKSSCGCTVPEYTKAPVAPGEEGELLVKFNGSGKNQVSKTVTITANTEAGKETLKIKAFVNAPEGAAGTSTIQASGN, encoded by the coding sequence ATGAAAAAATCAATTTTAATTTTAGCAGTTCTTTCTGCTTTTATTTTCACTTCTTGTAAAGACAATGCTGCCGACAAGGTGAATGAAGAAAATGTTGCAGCTGCTGCAGACCGTGATGCTAAGGCTGGAGATTATCCGGTGATGACCTTTGCTGAAACAGAATTTGATTTCGGAACTATCGATCAAGGGACTGCTGTTGAACACATCTTTAAGTTTACCAATACAGGAAATGCTCCTTTGGTGATCGTTGATGCAAAAAGTAGCTGTGGTTGTACCGTTCCTGAATATACAAAAGCACCTGTTGCTCCGGGAGAAGAAGGAGAGTTGCTTGTGAAATTCAACGGTAGTGGTAAAAACCAGGTTAGTAAAACTGTAACGATTACTGCAAATACAGAAGCGGGTAAAGAAACTCTTAAAATTAAAGCTTTTGTAAATGCTCCAGAAGGTGCTGCAGGGACTTCTACCATTCAAGCAAGCGGTAATTAA
- the nusB gene encoding transcription antitermination factor NusB has product MLTRRHIRVKVLQSIYAFNQTDHRDLDKQEKFLWYSIDQMHDLYVLLLQLLIATRDQAESYLLKSQQKHLATTEEKNPSRTFLNNKVIALISENKTLSEIIKNKKLNYWKDDNEYVAILFKELRKKDWYIEYLQKPDTTFAEDKEFVIKLYKQVIAPNEKLYDYLEDRRLTWLDDFPIVNTAIVKMLQGLSPKNAVTTLIPDLYKNEEDRTYVIELFRKVVLKDEQLAKEIEGKTPNWDKDRIAEIDMIILKMGIAEFKHFPSIPVRATINEYLEISKEYSTPKSSLFINGILDKLVKEFQEGDKLNKIGRGLK; this is encoded by the coding sequence ATGCTTACAAGAAGACATATTAGGGTTAAGGTGTTACAATCTATCTACGCTTTTAATCAGACCGACCACAGAGACCTCGATAAACAAGAAAAATTCTTATGGTATAGTATAGATCAAATGCACGATCTTTATGTGCTTTTACTTCAGTTGTTAATAGCTACCCGGGATCAGGCCGAGTCGTATCTTTTGAAATCTCAACAAAAACACCTCGCCACGACCGAGGAAAAAAATCCGTCCCGTACATTTTTAAATAATAAGGTGATCGCCCTTATTTCAGAAAATAAAACCCTTTCAGAAATAATAAAAAATAAAAAGCTCAATTACTGGAAGGACGATAATGAGTATGTCGCCATACTGTTTAAAGAACTTCGAAAAAAAGATTGGTACATCGAATACCTTCAGAAACCGGACACCACCTTTGCAGAAGACAAGGAATTTGTAATAAAGCTTTACAAGCAGGTCATTGCACCCAACGAAAAACTTTATGATTACCTTGAAGATAGAAGATTGACTTGGCTGGATGATTTTCCGATTGTAAATACGGCCATTGTAAAAATGTTGCAAGGGCTGTCACCTAAGAATGCTGTAACAACTTTAATACCCGATCTATACAAAAATGAGGAAGACCGAACTTATGTGATAGAGCTTTTTAGAAAGGTTGTGCTTAAAGACGAGCAACTGGCAAAAGAAATAGAGGGAAAAACCCCAAATTGGGATAAGGATAGAATTGCAGAAATCGATATGATCATTTTAAAGATGGGGATCGCCGAGTTTAAGCATTTTCCTTCGATCCCTGTTCGGGCAACCATAAATGAATACCTCGAAATTTCTAAAGAATACTCAACTCCTAAAAGCAGTCTGTTTATCAATGGAATACTAGATAAATTGGTAAAAGAGTTCCAGGAGGGGGATAAATTGAATAAAATCGGGCGCGGACTTAAATAA
- a CDS encoding Glu/Leu/Phe/Val family dehydrogenase, with translation MVTEVVNKNELHKLDPVFGQNSFDNHEQIVFCNDKDTGLKAIIGIHNTVLGPALGGTRMWQYKNEWDALNDVLRLSRGMTFKSAITGLNLGGGKAVILGDAKTQKTPELMLRFGEFVHSLNGKYITAEDVGMETSDMDLVRTVTPYVTGISESIGGAGNPSPITAYGVFMGMKAAAKYTFGSSDLENKVVYVQGIGNVGEALVENLSNEGAKVYIADINQERLEEVRDKYSVEIYGGNNLYAEDMDIYAPCALGATVNDSTIHQLKAKVIAGAANNQLADELKHGLMLREKGIVYAPDFLINAGGIINVYAELENYGKQEIIRKTENIFNTTLEILNNAETNGITTHQAAFDVAQARIDSRKKEK, from the coding sequence ATGGTGACTGAAGTAGTGAACAAAAATGAGCTTCACAAATTAGACCCTGTTTTTGGGCAGAATTCTTTTGACAATCACGAGCAGATCGTTTTTTGCAACGACAAAGATACAGGATTAAAAGCAATAATTGGAATACATAATACGGTTTTGGGACCGGCTTTAGGCGGAACCAGAATGTGGCAGTATAAGAACGAATGGGATGCTTTAAATGATGTATTGCGTCTGTCCAGAGGGATGACGTTTAAGAGTGCTATTACAGGCTTAAACCTTGGAGGTGGAAAGGCAGTGATCCTTGGAGATGCAAAGACACAGAAAACTCCAGAACTGATGTTGCGTTTTGGTGAGTTTGTTCATTCTTTGAACGGAAAGTATATTACTGCTGAAGATGTGGGAATGGAAACGTCAGACATGGATCTGGTTCGCACTGTGACTCCTTATGTCACCGGAATTTCTGAATCAATAGGAGGAGCCGGGAATCCTTCGCCAATAACGGCTTATGGTGTGTTTATGGGAATGAAGGCTGCTGCAAAGTATACCTTTGGGAGTAGTGATCTTGAAAACAAGGTGGTTTATGTACAGGGAATCGGAAATGTGGGAGAGGCTTTAGTAGAAAACCTTTCTAATGAAGGAGCCAAGGTATATATCGCCGATATCAATCAGGAGCGCTTGGAGGAAGTACGAGATAAGTACAGTGTGGAGATCTACGGAGGTAATAATCTCTATGCAGAGGATATGGATATTTACGCTCCCTGTGCTTTAGGCGCAACGGTAAACGATTCGACCATTCACCAGTTAAAGGCAAAAGTGATCGCCGGAGCGGCGAACAATCAGTTGGCAGACGAATTGAAGCACGGTCTGATGTTACGGGAAAAAGGAATTGTTTACGCACCGGATTTCCTAATCAACGCAGGTGGGATCATTAATGTTTATGCCGAATTGGAAAATTACGGAAAACAAGAGATCATTCGAAAAACAGAAAATATTTTCAATACAACGCTTGAGATCCTTAACAATGCCGAAACTAACGGGATCACAACGCATCAAGCAGCTTTTGATGTTGCTCAGGCGCGTATCGATAGTAGAAAAAAAGAAAAATAA
- a CDS encoding ABC transporter ATP-binding protein, with amino-acid sequence MKELQFVNKYFVKYKGRLMLGLIITIVARVFALLTPKFIGDSVGVVEKYISGDITDLALVKSELLTNILLIIGTTLLAAFFTFLMRQTFIVVSRYIEFDLKNEIFQQYERLSLSFYKSNRTGDLMSRISEDVSKVRMYVGPALMYSVTTITLFIVVISYMFYKAPELTLYAIAPLPVLSVAVYRLSVAIHKRSTIVQVYLSKLTTFTQESFSGISVIKAYGIEPRTNADFVELSEGSKDKNIDLVKVQALFFPLMVLLIGLSNIMVIYIGGNQFMNGEIEDLGTIVEFLIYVNMLTWPVAIVGWVTSIVQQAEASQKRINEFLKEKPTIINTVSEVTPISGNIRFNNLSYTYPDTNITALKNVSFSVNSGETLAIIGNTGSGKSTILELIGRLYDVEHGQLLIDETPISELNLNSLRGSIGYVPQDAFLFSDTIGNNIRFGKDDATEMEIREAAKNAAVHQNIVGFSKGYDTILGERGITLSGGQKQRVSIARAIIKDPQILLFDDCLSAVDTETEEEILQNLHRISKNKTTIVVSHRVSSAKNADKIIVLEEGQIIQQGTHNELVNSDGYYKELYAKQLLEKEM; translated from the coding sequence ATGAAAGAACTTCAATTCGTCAATAAGTACTTTGTTAAATACAAAGGGAGATTGATGCTGGGACTAATAATTACAATAGTTGCAAGAGTATTTGCCCTACTAACGCCAAAGTTTATTGGAGACTCGGTAGGTGTTGTCGAAAAATACATTAGCGGTGATATCACAGATCTTGCCCTTGTTAAATCTGAATTGCTTACCAATATTTTACTCATCATTGGAACCACTTTACTGGCTGCTTTCTTTACCTTTTTGATGCGACAAACCTTTATTGTCGTTTCGCGCTATATTGAATTCGATCTAAAGAATGAGATCTTTCAGCAATACGAACGCCTGTCGCTTAGTTTTTACAAATCCAACCGCACCGGGGATCTAATGAGCCGTATTAGTGAAGACGTTTCAAAAGTGAGAATGTATGTAGGTCCCGCCTTAATGTACAGCGTGACAACCATTACGCTGTTTATTGTGGTAATTAGTTATATGTTCTACAAGGCTCCCGAACTAACGTTGTATGCAATCGCTCCGCTTCCTGTACTGTCGGTTGCGGTGTATCGCCTTAGCGTGGCCATTCACAAACGGAGTACCATAGTACAGGTTTATCTCTCGAAATTAACCACGTTTACGCAGGAAAGTTTCAGCGGTATTTCAGTGATTAAGGCCTATGGCATCGAACCCAGGACCAACGCCGATTTTGTGGAGCTTTCCGAAGGTAGTAAAGACAAGAACATAGATCTGGTAAAAGTGCAGGCTTTATTTTTCCCTTTAATGGTACTGCTTATTGGTCTAAGTAATATCATGGTCATTTATATAGGCGGAAATCAGTTTATGAACGGCGAGATCGAAGATCTGGGAACTATTGTTGAATTTCTAATCTATGTAAATATGCTTACCTGGCCGGTCGCTATAGTGGGCTGGGTTACTTCCATAGTACAACAAGCAGAGGCTTCTCAAAAAAGGATCAATGAGTTCCTAAAGGAAAAACCTACTATTATCAATACGGTAAGTGAAGTCACCCCTATATCAGGAAATATAAGATTCAACAACCTCAGCTATACCTATCCCGACACCAACATTACCGCCTTAAAAAATGTTAGTTTCTCGGTAAACAGTGGCGAAACGCTTGCGATAATTGGAAATACCGGCTCCGGAAAATCGACCATCCTCGAACTTATAGGCAGATTGTATGATGTGGAGCACGGACAATTACTAATTGACGAAACCCCTATTTCCGAATTAAACCTGAACAGCCTTAGAGGAAGCATAGGATATGTTCCTCAAGACGCCTTCCTATTCAGCGATACCATAGGAAACAATATCAGATTCGGGAAAGATGACGCCACCGAAATGGAAATACGAGAAGCAGCCAAAAATGCTGCAGTGCATCAGAATATTGTAGGTTTTAGTAAGGGATACGACACGATTCTCGGTGAACGCGGAATTACCCTCAGCGGCGGACAGAAACAGCGGGTATCTATTGCCAGAGCGATCATTAAGGATCCGCAAATACTGCTGTTCGACGATTGTCTTTCGGCGGTGGATACCGAAACGGAAGAGGAGATCCTTCAAAACTTACACAGAATTTCAAAAAATAAGACGACCATTGTAGTGAGTCACAGGGTTTCTTCAGCAAAGAATGCCGATAAAATCATCGTACTGGAAGAAGGACAGATCATCCAGCAGGGAACACATAACGAGCTTGTAAATAGCGATGGATACTACAAAGAACTGTATGCCAAACAGCTTTTAGAAAAAGAAATGTAA
- a CDS encoding PUR family DNA/RNA-binding protein: MSEQYAMEKEEIFSKVMRAGRRTYFFDVRATKAGDYYLTITESKKFTNDDGSYHYKKHKIYLYKEDFSEFQENVNEMIQYIIDEKGEEVISERHQKDYKREEADAEPKQTTSAEQPSTSDFTDIDFEDI; encoded by the coding sequence ATGAGTGAGCAGTACGCAATGGAGAAAGAAGAAATATTTTCAAAAGTGATGCGTGCCGGAAGACGCACCTATTTTTTTGATGTAAGAGCGACCAAGGCAGGAGATTATTATCTAACCATTACCGAGAGCAAAAAATTCACCAACGACGATGGTTCTTACCATTACAAAAAGCACAAGATCTATTTATACAAAGAAGATTTCTCCGAATTTCAGGAGAATGTGAATGAAATGATCCAGTATATCATCGACGAAAAAGGTGAGGAAGTGATTAGCGAACGTCACCAAAAAGACTACAAAAGAGAGGAAGCAGACGCAGAGCCTAAGCAAACTACAAGTGCTGAGCAACCTTCTACTTCCGATTTTACCGATATCGATTTTGAAGATATATAA
- a CDS encoding M14 family zinc carboxypeptidase, which translates to MKKLRYLPILLCFFLSTAQTNELDLTYYLPSDVTYNPSIPTPKSVIGHEVGEWHITHDKLAHYMTVLAEVSDRISIENRGTTFEGRPLLLLTITAPANHNNIAQIKKDHLALSDLNSGSLNTANMPAVVYQGFSIHGNEPSGSNAALAVAYYLAAAQGPKIEELLNNTVILFDPSLNPDGLQRFSYWANVHKSININPDPNDREYDEVWPGGRTNHYWFDMNRDWLPVQLPESRARIATFHEWRPNILTDHHEMGTNSSFFFQPGIPSRTHPLTPQKNQDLTAAIGKFHARAFDKLGSFYYSEENFDDFYYGKGSTFPDINGSIGILFEQASSRGHAQESDNGVLTFPFTVRNQFTAALSTLEAAVSMRKELLDYQREFFNNARSEATGKAIVFGDSKDAAKAYHLAEILDRHQIKFHELKADFESNGKTYKKGYSYVVPMNQKNSRLITAMFEKRITFTDSLFYDISAWSFPLAFNLDYNENVAMNNAGELISDLKMKMPAAPVRSNYAYLMEWHEYYSPKALNMILKEGLRAKVGMTPFTLENNKYDYGTILIPVQNQKLQGAALAEFLAKVSSETKVTITGVSTGLAQGNDLGSNMFRAVELPKVAMIVGEGINPSDAGEIWHLFDTRYDMQITKLDTRNFNWRDLSRYTDIILPASWGNALDKDDAEKLKTWVKDGGTLIGYRNAGRWLNSNEFLKMKFKSVKDTATNISFEQRGDYFGAQVIGGAIFEAELDRSHPIAFGYKNSKLPMFRNTTIFVEADDNSYNNPIKYTNNPLMSGYISKPNLKELGGTVPFKTSGMGRGQVIYFTDNTNFRAFWYGTNKLLMNAIFFGDEM; encoded by the coding sequence ATGAAAAAACTACGTTACCTACCTATCTTATTATGCTTCTTTTTAAGTACTGCACAAACTAACGAATTAGATCTTACGTATTATCTTCCATCCGATGTTACTTATAATCCTTCTATCCCAACACCTAAATCGGTGATTGGTCATGAAGTAGGTGAATGGCACATCACGCACGATAAACTCGCTCATTATATGACCGTATTAGCAGAAGTGAGTGACCGGATTTCGATCGAGAACAGAGGAACAACTTTTGAAGGACGGCCTCTGCTACTGCTCACCATAACGGCCCCTGCCAATCACAACAATATCGCACAGATCAAAAAAGATCATCTGGCGCTTTCCGATTTAAATTCTGGCTCTCTTAACACCGCTAATATGCCCGCAGTGGTGTATCAAGGTTTCTCAATACACGGAAACGAACCCAGTGGATCTAATGCAGCACTGGCTGTTGCCTATTATCTGGCGGCGGCTCAAGGCCCAAAAATAGAGGAACTTTTAAACAATACGGTGATTCTTTTTGATCCCTCTTTAAATCCGGACGGCCTACAACGTTTTTCTTATTGGGCGAATGTTCACAAGAGCATTAATATAAACCCCGACCCCAACGACCGGGAATACGACGAGGTTTGGCCCGGGGGTCGTACAAATCATTATTGGTTCGATATGAATCGCGACTGGTTGCCTGTTCAATTACCTGAAAGCAGAGCACGGATAGCGACTTTCCACGAATGGCGTCCTAATATCCTTACCGATCATCACGAAATGGGAACCAATTCCAGTTTCTTTTTTCAACCGGGAATTCCGTCGAGAACTCATCCTTTGACCCCGCAAAAAAACCAGGACCTTACTGCAGCGATCGGTAAATTTCATGCCAGGGCATTCGACAAATTGGGGAGCTTTTATTATTCCGAAGAAAATTTTGACGACTTCTACTACGGAAAGGGATCTACCTTCCCCGATATAAACGGAAGTATTGGGATACTCTTTGAACAGGCTTCATCACGGGGTCACGCTCAGGAGAGTGATAACGGGGTGCTCACTTTTCCATTTACCGTGCGCAATCAATTTACCGCAGCGCTCTCCACTCTGGAAGCAGCCGTGAGCATGCGAAAGGAATTGCTGGATTATCAGCGTGAATTTTTTAATAATGCCCGAAGCGAGGCTACCGGAAAAGCCATTGTGTTTGGGGATTCAAAAGATGCTGCTAAAGCGTATCATCTGGCCGAAATACTAGATCGTCATCAGATAAAATTCCACGAATTAAAAGCAGATTTTGAGTCAAACGGAAAAACCTATAAAAAAGGGTATAGCTATGTGGTGCCTATGAATCAGAAAAATTCCAGACTCATTACGGCCATGTTCGAAAAGCGAATCACCTTTACAGACAGTCTCTTCTACGACATCAGTGCCTGGTCTTTCCCACTGGCATTTAATCTGGATTATAACGAGAATGTCGCAATGAACAATGCAGGTGAACTCATTAGCGATCTTAAAATGAAAATGCCTGCAGCTCCGGTTAGATCTAACTATGCTTATCTCATGGAGTGGCACGAATATTATTCCCCTAAAGCGCTCAATATGATCCTAAAGGAAGGTCTACGGGCTAAAGTAGGGATGACTCCGTTTACTTTAGAAAACAACAAATACGATTACGGAACAATACTTATTCCGGTTCAAAACCAAAAATTGCAGGGGGCAGCATTAGCCGAATTTCTCGCAAAGGTAAGTTCCGAAACTAAAGTTACGATCACCGGAGTATCTACCGGACTTGCTCAGGGAAATGACCTGGGAAGTAATATGTTTAGAGCCGTAGAACTTCCAAAAGTAGCAATGATAGTTGGCGAAGGTATCAATCCTTCCGACGCAGGAGAAATATGGCATTTGTTCGATACCCGCTACGATATGCAGATCACAAAACTGGATACCCGTAACTTTAATTGGAGGGATCTTAGCAGATATACCGATATCATACTACCCGCTAGTTGGGGAAATGCTCTGGATAAAGATGATGCCGAAAAATTAAAGACCTGGGTAAAAGACGGAGGTACGCTTATCGGGTATCGAAATGCCGGCCGATGGCTTAACAGCAACGAATTCCTTAAAATGAAATTTAAGTCGGTAAAGGATACCGCCACCAATATTTCATTCGAACAGCGAGGAGATTACTTTGGTGCTCAGGTTATAGGTGGGGCAATTTTTGAAGCCGAACTAGACCGCTCACATCCCATCGCCTTTGGCTACAAGAACAGCAAACTGCCTATGTTCAGAAATACAACCATTTTTGTTGAAGCAGACGACAACAGTTATAACAATCCTATAAAATATACCAATAATCCCTTAATGAGCGGTTATATTTCCAAACCCAACCTGAAAGAACTTGGAGGAACGGTACCGTTTAAGACAAGTGGTATGGGGCGCGGACAAGTAATCTATTTTACCGATAACACCAATTTCAGAGCCTTTTGGTACGGAACCAACAAATTGCTTATGAACGCCATTTTCTTTGGAGATGAGATGTAG
- a CDS encoding SulP family inorganic anion transporter: MLQKTIKNFTQNPKNDILSGLTVALALVPEAVAFAFVAGIDPLVGLYGAFMMGIVTSLFGGRPGMISGATGAMAVVMVHMIQKGNEVGDAMATPIDNLGLQWLFITLLIVGLIQISAGVLRLGKFVRLIPHPVMMGFVNGLAIVIFLSQLGLFKENVNGTQQFMQGSELWFMLGLVFLTMAIMFGLPKLTKKIPAALVAIIVVACITIFGGIDVSTVGSFIRDGGGEGLQGTLPTFQDQIFGLFYTLNGHWDLILSTAFLLAAVGLIESLMTLNLIDEMTETRGSGNRECVAQGGANILNGFFGGMGGCAMIGQSIINVNSGGRGRLSGAVAAIALLCFILFGAPLIEQIPIAALVGVMFMVVIGTFAWSSFRILNKIPLPDAIVLISVSAITVWQDLAIAVIVGVIMSALVFAWKNATMIRARKHLKDDGTKVYEIWGPLFFGSTQAFNKKFDFATDPEKIEIDFIESKVSDHSGVEALRNIANKYIDGGKQIKLTHLSPDCKTLLLKWNPEFSTIIEDSIDDPRYYVVTDIMDSEV; this comes from the coding sequence ATGTTACAAAAAACCATAAAGAATTTTACACAAAATCCTAAAAATGATATTCTCTCGGGATTAACCGTGGCACTCGCCCTGGTTCCCGAAGCTGTAGCCTTTGCATTTGTCGCAGGTATTGATCCGTTGGTAGGGCTTTACGGTGCTTTTATGATGGGAATCGTCACTTCATTGTTTGGCGGTCGGCCGGGAATGATCTCGGGAGCTACAGGCGCTATGGCAGTTGTTATGGTGCACATGATCCAGAAAGGCAACGAGGTAGGAGATGCCATGGCCACTCCTATTGATAATCTCGGATTGCAATGGCTGTTTATTACGCTGCTTATTGTTGGATTGATTCAAATTTCGGCCGGAGTACTTCGGTTAGGAAAATTTGTAAGACTTATCCCCCATCCCGTTATGATGGGGTTTGTAAACGGACTCGCCATTGTGATCTTTCTATCACAATTGGGTCTCTTTAAAGAAAATGTGAACGGAACCCAGCAATTTATGCAAGGTAGCGAGCTTTGGTTCATGTTGGGGTTGGTATTTTTGACCATGGCTATAATGTTTGGTCTACCGAAGCTGACAAAAAAAATACCTGCAGCCCTGGTCGCGATCATTGTTGTTGCTTGTATTACGATCTTTGGAGGAATTGATGTAAGTACGGTAGGATCATTTATACGTGATGGCGGTGGTGAAGGATTACAAGGTACCTTACCTACTTTTCAGGATCAGATCTTCGGACTCTTTTACACCCTCAATGGACATTGGGACCTCATACTGTCCACCGCATTTTTACTTGCCGCCGTGGGATTAATAGAATCCCTTATGACTTTGAATTTAATTGATGAAATGACCGAAACCCGCGGAAGTGGAAACCGCGAATGTGTGGCGCAGGGAGGTGCCAATATCTTAAATGGATTCTTTGGTGGAATGGGCGGCTGTGCAATGATAGGACAATCGATCATTAACGTAAACTCGGGTGGTCGAGGACGACTTTCCGGTGCTGTAGCAGCTATTGCGCTACTCTGTTTTATACTATTTGGGGCACCACTTATTGAACAGATCCCCATTGCGGCATTAGTGGGTGTAATGTTTATGGTCGTAATTGGTACTTTTGCATGGAGTAGTTTCAGAATTTTAAATAAAATACCGCTGCCGGATGCGATCGTATTAATCTCGGTATCTGCTATTACGGTTTGGCAGGATCTTGCCATCGCAGTGATCGTTGGAGTGATCATGTCGGCCTTGGTTTTTGCGTGGAAAAATGCAACTATGATCCGGGCTCGAAAGCACCTTAAAGATGATGGCACCAAGGTATATGAGATCTGGGGACCTTTGTTCTTTGGATCTACTCAAGCGTTTAATAAGAAATTCGATTTTGCTACAGACCCGGAAAAGATCGAGATCGATTTTATAGAATCGAAAGTTAGTGATCACAGTGGTGTAGAAGCCTTACGGAATATTGCCAACAAATATATAGACGGTGGAAAACAGATAAAGCTTACACATTTAAGTCCGGATTGTAAAACCCTGCTCCTTAAATGGAATCCTGAGTTCTCCACAATAATTGAAGACTCCATCGACGATCCTCGCTACTATGTAGTGACCGATATTATGGATAGTGAAGTTTAG